In a single window of the Pleurodeles waltl isolate 20211129_DDA chromosome 4_2, aPleWal1.hap1.20221129, whole genome shotgun sequence genome:
- the GFI1 gene encoding zinc finger protein Gfi-1 translates to MPRSFLVKSKKAHSYHQPRSPEQDYGLQLDPALARICAASHPSATHGGSLSPGEAAPVPPESPPSCEGSVCDRSPDIEDFWRPPSPSVSPDSEKSVCVDENTTHPLSFKPYWSSLMGSELRQLVSQGRPLVHSAALGLCRDRGSETYDRERVTALYSREHEPETAMYNREQGADPILFGREHSPNLPLYSDFGSAPALYSERSALYQEHGLHMQDKNCTIKMESEMLCTRLLLNNGTYKCIKCNKVFSTPHGLEVHVRRSHSGTRPFACEICGKTFGHAVSLEQHKAVHSQERSFDCKICGKSFKRSSTLSTHLLIHSDTRPYPCQYCGKRFHQKSDMKKHTFIHTGEKPHKCQVCGKAFSQSSNLITHSRKHTGFKPFGCDLCGKGFQRKVDLRRHRETQHGLK, encoded by the exons ATGCCACGGTCTTTCCTGGTGAAGAGCAAGAAGGCGCACAGCTACCACCAGCCGCGCTCCCCCGAGCAGGACTACGGGCTGCAGCTGGACCCCGCGCTGGCCCGCATCTGTGCAG CCAGCCACCCGTCGGCCACCCATGGGGGCAGCCTGTCCCCGGGGGAGGCGGCCCCGGTGCCTCCCGAGTCTCCCCCCAGCTGTGAGGGCAGCGTCTGCGACCGAAGCCCCGACATAGAAGACTTCTGGCGACCGCCCTCCCCCTCCGTGTCCCCAG ATTCTGAGAAATCTGTCTGTGTGGATGAGAACACCACCCACCCACTGTCATTCAAGCCCTACTGGAGCAGCCTGATGGGCTCAGAGCTCCGGCAGCTGGTGTCGCAGGGACGGCCCTTGGTGCACAGCGCTGCACTTGGGCTCTGCAGGGACCGAGGCTCCGAGACCTATGACAGGGAGCGAGTGACAGCGCTTTACAGCAGGGAACATGAACCAGAGACTGCAATGTACAACCGAGAACAGGGTGCAGACCCCATCCTGTTCGGCAGGGAGCATAGCCCCAACCTACCACTGTACAGCGACTTTGGCTCTGCCCCTGCCCTGTACAGTGAGCGCTCTGCACTGTACCAGGAACATGGTCTCCACATGCAAGATAAGAACTGCACCATTAAGATGGAGTCAGAGATGCTGTGTACGCGCCTACTTCTCAACAATGGAACATACAAGTGCATCAAGTGCAATAAG GTGTTCTCCACCCCCCATGGGCTTGAAGTGCACGTGCGCAGATCCCACAGTGGTACAAGGCCCTTCGCCTGTGAGATTTGTGGAAAAACCTTCGGCCATGCCGTGAGCCTGGAGCAGCACAAAGCCGTCCACTCTCAG GAAAGAAGTTTTGATTGCAAGATTTGTGGCAAGAGCTTTAAGCGGTCTTCCACCCTGTCCACTCACCTACTCATCCATTCCGACACCAGACCATACCCGTGTCAATACTGCGGAAAGAGGTTCCACCAGAAATCTGACATGAAGAAACACACCTTTATTCACACAG GTGAGAAGCCGCACAAGTGCCAGGTTTGTGGGAAGGCCTTCAGCCAGAGCTCCAACCTCATCACGCACAGCCGCAAACACACGGGCTTCAAGCCCTTCGGCTGCGACCTGTGCGGGAAGGGCTTTCAGAGGAAGGTGGACCTCCGCAGGCACCGGGAGACGCAGCACGGACTCAAGTGA